The following are from one region of the Actinoplanes sp. L3-i22 genome:
- a CDS encoding CAP domain-containing protein, whose product MSLHAASRVRYTLVAGSAAVALGAGFIVMGLGQQASADPRPADVPLAAVPAGGLPDAPGTPAAGLFAPSASASTPGAPSASVSPKVTVKPKPSVTTASTGSTKKSETSKVAARSTDQSILGQVLAHINAARADEGLSALKLDADLSKASALHNALMIDGCGLSHQCSGEGDIGTRFSAQGVDWSSAGENIGFGSSGSSDSAMIQAANGLTDSMLAETPPNDGHRKNLLSKSFTKIGLSIVRDDKGITWMTQDFVG is encoded by the coding sequence GTGTCGCTCCACGCTGCTTCCCGTGTCCGTTACACCCTGGTGGCGGGTTCGGCAGCCGTAGCCCTCGGTGCCGGGTTCATCGTGATGGGTCTCGGACAGCAGGCCTCCGCCGATCCCCGGCCGGCTGACGTCCCGCTGGCCGCCGTCCCCGCCGGTGGCCTGCCCGACGCGCCCGGGACGCCGGCCGCGGGCCTCTTCGCGCCGTCCGCCTCGGCCTCCACGCCGGGCGCCCCGTCGGCCTCGGTGTCGCCCAAGGTGACGGTGAAGCCGAAGCCCTCGGTCACCACGGCCAGCACCGGTTCGACGAAGAAGTCGGAGACGTCCAAGGTGGCAGCACGGTCTACGGACCAGTCGATCCTGGGGCAGGTCCTCGCGCACATCAACGCCGCCCGCGCCGACGAGGGGCTGTCCGCGCTGAAGCTCGACGCCGACCTGTCCAAGGCGTCCGCCCTGCACAACGCACTGATGATCGACGGCTGCGGCCTGTCCCACCAGTGCTCGGGCGAGGGCGACATCGGCACCCGGTTCAGCGCCCAGGGCGTCGACTGGAGCTCGGCCGGGGAGAACATCGGCTTCGGGTCGAGCGGCAGCAGCGACTCGGCCATGATCCAGGCGGCCAACGGCCTGACCGACTCGATGCTGGCCGAGACCCCGCCGAACGACGGGCACCGCAAGAACCTGCTCAGCAAGAGCTTCACCAAGATCGGGCTGAGCATCGTCCGCGACGACAAGGGCATCACCTGGATGACCCAGGACTTCGTCGGGTGA
- the speB gene encoding agmatinase, producing MTRYGPMFGPDYTFLGVPACDWREPSSYADADVVIIGAPFDGGTSHRPGARFGPQVIRGTDYLPHDGSRPHLAMRVDALTDDLTVKDAGDLEVFSGEIERSVRTIEEAVSFVAKHDAIPLILGGDHTVTWPDVAGVASAHGPGRISVIHFDAHADTGDIEFGSLYGHGQPMRRLIESGAVRGDRFLQLGLRGYWPGPDVLDWMADQRMNSFHMSEIVERGLDAVLDSAFEIAMDECDGIFLSVDIDVCDPGHAPGTGTPEPGGFTARQLLDSVSRICHELPVVGMDIVEVSPPFDHAEITAMLGNRVVLEALSGMARRRKDGDGPRWKRSTPLLQGRGTAEQAG from the coding sequence ATGACGCGTTATGGACCGATGTTCGGGCCGGACTACACGTTCCTCGGGGTCCCCGCCTGCGACTGGCGCGAGCCGTCGTCGTACGCGGACGCCGACGTGGTGATCATCGGCGCCCCGTTCGACGGCGGCACCTCGCACCGCCCCGGCGCCCGGTTCGGCCCGCAGGTCATCCGCGGCACCGACTACCTGCCGCACGACGGCTCCCGCCCGCACCTGGCGATGCGGGTCGACGCGCTCACCGACGACCTGACCGTCAAGGACGCCGGCGACCTGGAGGTGTTCAGCGGCGAGATCGAGCGCAGCGTCCGGACCATCGAGGAGGCCGTCAGCTTCGTCGCCAAGCACGACGCGATCCCGCTGATCCTCGGCGGCGACCACACCGTGACCTGGCCGGACGTGGCCGGTGTCGCCTCCGCGCACGGTCCGGGCCGGATCTCGGTGATCCACTTCGACGCGCACGCGGACACCGGGGACATCGAGTTCGGCTCGCTCTACGGCCACGGGCAGCCGATGCGCCGCCTGATCGAGTCCGGCGCGGTCCGCGGGGACCGGTTCCTGCAGCTCGGCCTGCGCGGCTACTGGCCCGGGCCGGACGTCCTGGACTGGATGGCCGACCAGCGGATGAACTCGTTCCACATGAGCGAGATCGTCGAACGGGGGCTGGACGCGGTGCTGGACAGCGCGTTCGAGATCGCCATGGACGAGTGCGACGGGATCTTCCTGTCGGTCGACATCGACGTCTGCGACCCCGGGCACGCGCCCGGCACCGGGACCCCCGAGCCGGGTGGCTTCACCGCCCGCCAGCTGCTCGACAGCGTGTCCCGGATCTGCCACGAGCTGCCGGTGGTCGGGATGGACATCGTCGAGGTGTCGCCGCCGTTCGACCACGCGGAGATCACCGCGATGCTCGGGAACCGGGTGGTGCTCGAAGCGCTGTCCGGGATGGCGCGGCGGCGCAAGGACGGTGACGGGCCGCGGTGGAAGCGGTCGACGCCGCTGCTACAGGGCCGGGGAACGGCCGAGCAGGCGGGCTAG
- a CDS encoding PTS sugar transporter subunit IIA, which yields MSELLDRRAIRLTETAADRDDAIRRTGQALVDIGAVEPGYVDTMLARERSISTYVGEGVAIPHGTLGGKELVNRDALSVLRFPDPVDWDGEPVTLCVGIAANGDGHVELLAALAEILLDEDQARELREATDPETVIRLLGALKEEDSN from the coding sequence ATGTCTGAGCTGCTGGACCGCCGGGCGATCCGGCTGACCGAGACGGCGGCGGACCGCGACGACGCGATCCGCCGCACCGGCCAGGCCCTGGTGGACATCGGCGCGGTCGAGCCCGGCTACGTCGACACCATGCTGGCCCGGGAGCGGTCGATCTCCACGTACGTCGGTGAGGGTGTCGCGATCCCGCACGGCACCCTCGGCGGCAAGGAACTGGTGAACCGGGACGCGCTGTCGGTGCTGCGCTTCCCGGACCCGGTGGACTGGGACGGCGAGCCGGTGACCCTGTGCGTCGGCATCGCCGCCAACGGCGACGGGCACGTCGAGCTGCTCGCCGCCCTCGCCGAGATCCTGCTCGACGAGGACCAGGCCCGTGAACTGCGCGAGGCCACCGACCCCGAGACCGTGATCCGGCTGCTCGGGGCATTGAAAGAAGAGGACAGCAACTGA
- a CDS encoding HPr family phosphocarrier protein: MPTRTVAVGSASGLHARPAKIFVEAAAKAPVKVTIRVGEKKPVPAKSMLSVLALGAKKGTEVTLEADGDGADQALDGLAALLAKDLDADDA, from the coding sequence ATGCCCACACGTACGGTCGCCGTCGGCTCCGCCAGCGGGCTGCACGCCCGGCCCGCGAAGATCTTCGTCGAGGCGGCGGCGAAAGCCCCGGTGAAGGTGACCATCCGGGTCGGTGAGAAGAAGCCGGTGCCGGCCAAGAGCATGCTGTCGGTGCTCGCGCTCGGCGCCAAGAAGGGCACCGAGGTGACCCTGGAAGCCGACGGCGACGGCGCCGACCAGGCCCTGGACGGCCTGGCCGCGCTGCTCGCCAAGGACCTGGACGCCGACGATGCCTGA
- a CDS encoding DUF397 domain-containing protein, whose product MADLTGAVWHKSTRSGGNGGDCVEVAGNLPGIVALRDTKDPDGATLVFSRGEWNAFLEGVRAGEFDTGSR is encoded by the coding sequence ATGGCTGACCTGACCGGTGCCGTCTGGCACAAGAGCACCCGGAGCGGCGGTAACGGGGGCGACTGCGTCGAGGTGGCCGGCAATCTTCCCGGGATCGTGGCGCTGCGGGACACCAAGGACCCGGACGGTGCGACCCTGGTCTTCTCCCGCGGGGAGTGGAACGCGTTCCTCGAGGGCGTCCGGGCCGGCGAGTTCGACACCGGCTCGCGCTGA
- the mtlA gene encoding PTS mannitol transporter subunit IICB → MASSYTPEVTGGGFRASVQKLGGYLAGMVMPNIGALIAWGLITALFIPVGWIPNENLAQLVDPMIKYLLPVLIGYTGGRIVHGQRGAVVGAIATFGVVVGADVPMFLGAMIIAPLTAYVLKLFDGAIDGKVKPGFEMLIDNFSAGIIGAGFAILGKLAVGPVVDGLTKGAGNAVDWLLDHSLMPLASILVEPAKVLFLNNAINHGVFGPLGVQQVQEHGKSILFMIESNPGPGLGLLTAFLFFGPKSLRPSAPAAMIIHFLGGIHEIYFPYVLMKPRLILAMIAGGMSGVATFMITGTGTVATPAPGSIFAYFAVTAKDGYFGMILGVVIAAAVTFGVASVLLGFGKLKSDQELDEAAADDAILAAETAGTQHPTADDRVAASSSETVLQDKTETA, encoded by the coding sequence ATGGCCTCTTCGTACACCCCCGAGGTCACCGGCGGCGGCTTCCGGGCCTCCGTGCAGAAGCTCGGCGGCTATCTGGCCGGCATGGTGATGCCCAACATCGGCGCCCTGATCGCCTGGGGCCTGATCACCGCGCTGTTCATCCCGGTCGGCTGGATACCGAACGAGAACCTGGCGCAGCTCGTCGACCCGATGATCAAGTACCTGCTGCCGGTCCTGATCGGTTACACCGGTGGCCGGATCGTGCACGGCCAGCGCGGCGCGGTGGTCGGCGCGATCGCCACGTTCGGCGTCGTGGTCGGCGCGGACGTGCCGATGTTCCTCGGCGCGATGATCATCGCCCCGCTCACCGCCTACGTCCTCAAGCTGTTCGACGGCGCGATCGACGGCAAGGTCAAGCCGGGCTTCGAGATGCTGATCGACAACTTCTCGGCCGGCATCATCGGCGCGGGCTTCGCGATCCTCGGCAAGCTCGCCGTCGGCCCGGTCGTCGACGGCCTGACCAAGGGCGCCGGCAACGCGGTCGACTGGCTGCTCGACCACAGCCTGATGCCGCTCGCCTCGATCCTGGTCGAGCCGGCCAAGGTGCTGTTCCTGAACAACGCCATCAACCACGGCGTGTTCGGCCCGCTCGGCGTGCAGCAGGTGCAGGAGCACGGCAAGTCGATCCTGTTCATGATCGAGTCGAACCCCGGCCCCGGTCTGGGCCTGCTCACCGCGTTCCTGTTCTTCGGCCCGAAGTCGCTGCGCCCCAGCGCCCCGGCCGCGATGATCATCCACTTCCTCGGCGGCATCCACGAGATCTACTTCCCGTATGTGCTGATGAAGCCGCGCCTGATCCTCGCGATGATCGCCGGCGGCATGTCCGGCGTGGCCACCTTCATGATCACCGGTACCGGCACGGTCGCCACCCCGGCGCCGGGCAGCATCTTCGCCTACTTCGCGGTCACCGCGAAGGACGGCTACTTCGGGATGATCCTCGGCGTCGTGATCGCCGCCGCGGTCACCTTCGGGGTCGCCTCCGTCCTGCTCGGCTTCGGCAAGCTCAAGTCCGACCAGGAGCTCGACGAGGCGGCCGCGGACGACGCCATCCTGGCCGCCGAGACCGCCGGCACCCAGCACCCGACCGCGGACGACCGCGTCGCCGCCTCCTCCTCCGAGACCGTCCTGCAGGACAAAACCGAAACCGCCTAA
- a CDS encoding DeoR/GlpR family DNA-binding transcription regulator, protein MYAEERQQEIVRRARAEGRVDVVALADSFTVTAETIRRDLTVLERAGVLRRVHGGAIPVERLGFEPALAARDAVLISEKERIAKAALAEVPEDGAIILDAGTTTARLAQLLPADRELTVVVNSPVLAAMLGVKPNLSVLLLGGRVRGKTLATVDDWALRPLSEMYVDVAFMGTNGCTVERGMTTPDPAEAAVKRAMIAAARRVVLLADHTKIGNDYLARFGGLAELDLLITDAGLDHELAAEVEATGVRLVQA, encoded by the coding sequence ATGTACGCGGAGGAACGGCAGCAAGAGATCGTGCGGCGGGCCCGCGCCGAGGGCCGGGTGGACGTGGTGGCGCTGGCGGACAGCTTCACGGTCACGGCCGAGACGATCCGGCGGGACCTGACCGTGCTGGAGCGGGCCGGCGTGCTGCGCCGGGTGCACGGCGGGGCGATCCCGGTCGAGCGGCTCGGCTTCGAGCCCGCGCTGGCCGCCCGCGACGCCGTGCTGATCAGCGAGAAGGAGCGGATCGCGAAGGCCGCGCTGGCCGAGGTCCCGGAGGACGGCGCAATCATCCTGGATGCCGGGACGACCACCGCCCGGCTGGCCCAGCTGCTGCCCGCCGACCGGGAGCTCACCGTCGTGGTCAACTCCCCGGTCCTGGCCGCGATGCTGGGCGTGAAGCCGAACCTGTCGGTGCTGCTGCTCGGCGGCCGGGTGCGCGGGAAGACGCTGGCCACCGTGGACGACTGGGCGCTGCGCCCGCTGTCCGAGATGTATGTCGACGTCGCGTTCATGGGCACCAACGGCTGCACCGTGGAGCGCGGCATGACCACCCCCGACCCGGCCGAGGCGGCGGTCAAGCGGGCGATGATCGCCGCGGCCCGCCGGGTGGTGCTGCTCGCCGACCACACCAAGATCGGCAACGATTATCTGGCCCGGTTCGGCGGTCTCGCCGAGCTGGACCTGCTGATCACCGACGCCGGCCTGGACCACGAGCTGGCCGCCGAGGTCGAGGCCACCGGCGTCCGGCTGGTGCAGGCATGA
- a CDS encoding PTS lactose transporter subunit IIB, producing MATINGKDIQKLVVACDAGMGSSVMLASTLRKQLGKSGVTVEHTPVNSIPADADLVICHNGLAARARSIAPGKPIVPFQVFLGDPAVTKVVKAIQQGTDINV from the coding sequence ATGGCCACCATCAACGGCAAGGACATTCAGAAGCTCGTCGTCGCCTGTGACGCGGGGATGGGCAGCAGCGTGATGCTCGCCAGCACCCTGCGCAAGCAGCTCGGCAAGAGCGGCGTCACCGTGGAGCACACCCCGGTGAACTCCATCCCGGCCGACGCCGACCTGGTGATCTGCCACAACGGACTGGCCGCCCGGGCCCGTTCGATCGCGCCCGGCAAGCCGATCGTGCCGTTCCAGGTCTTCCTCGGCGACCCCGCGGTCACCAAGGTGGTCAAGGCCATCCAGCAGGGCACCGACATCAATGTCTGA
- a CDS encoding TetR/AcrR family transcriptional regulator, with amino-acid sequence MRRSAAKRVDVLAAAGEVVAARGADATRFTDVSTATGVGVSTLQYYFGTREDMLIAVFRHAAERDFELVGERLEALTDPWERLLAIATHLGNDTTWRLWVESWRWASRDAEVRADVLNDYTRWRGLIAENITTGDPMRTARQVLALIDGLALPVVLGDPAIDRAAAHDLLADGLARLLGRSPAL; translated from the coding sequence GTGAGGCGGTCAGCGGCTAAGCGGGTCGACGTGCTCGCCGCGGCCGGCGAGGTGGTCGCGGCGCGCGGCGCCGACGCCACCCGGTTCACCGACGTGAGCACCGCGACCGGGGTCGGCGTCTCCACGTTGCAGTACTACTTCGGCACCCGCGAGGACATGCTGATCGCGGTCTTCCGGCACGCCGCCGAGCGGGACTTCGAGCTGGTCGGCGAGCGGCTGGAAGCCTTGACCGACCCGTGGGAGCGGCTGCTGGCGATCGCCACCCACCTGGGCAACGACACCACCTGGCGGCTCTGGGTGGAGAGCTGGCGCTGGGCGTCCCGGGATGCCGAGGTCCGCGCCGACGTGCTGAACGACTACACCCGGTGGCGGGGGCTGATCGCGGAGAACATCACCACCGGCGACCCGATGCGGACCGCGCGCCAGGTCCTCGCGCTGATCGACGGCCTCGCCCTCCCGGTCGTCCTCGGCGACCCGGCCATCGACCGGGCCGCCGCCCACGACCTGCTGGCGGACGGACTAGCCCGCCTGCTCGGCCGTTCCCCGGCCCTGTAG
- a CDS encoding nucleoside monophosphate kinase has translation MRKYVIMGVQGSGKGTQAQLLAQDLELVHIGVGDIFRWHVRNHTKMGAQVRRIMAAGDLVSDELVESVVRERLDQHDWNYGFIIDGFPRNGRQAEFFMESYDIDAVIHLELPDDEVRRRVLSRRVCPNCGMDYNLIGDRPEQEGRCDICGHELTTRADDTPEALEARLRDYHEKTRPVLELFQRKEVVHDVDGRPPVDEVQNAIRKTLTLPAYLPPLDR, from the coding sequence ATGCGCAAGTACGTGATCATGGGAGTTCAGGGCAGCGGCAAGGGCACCCAGGCCCAGCTGCTCGCCCAGGACCTCGAACTCGTCCACATCGGCGTCGGCGACATCTTCCGCTGGCACGTCCGCAACCACACGAAGATGGGCGCCCAGGTCCGGCGGATCATGGCGGCCGGCGATCTGGTCAGTGACGAGCTGGTCGAGTCGGTCGTCCGGGAGCGCCTGGACCAGCACGACTGGAACTACGGCTTCATCATCGACGGCTTCCCGCGCAACGGCCGGCAGGCCGAGTTCTTCATGGAGAGCTACGACATCGACGCGGTCATCCACCTGGAGCTGCCCGACGACGAGGTGCGCCGCCGGGTGCTCAGCCGCCGCGTCTGCCCGAACTGCGGGATGGACTACAACCTGATCGGCGACCGCCCGGAGCAGGAGGGCCGCTGCGACATCTGCGGCCACGAGCTGACCACCCGCGCCGACGACACCCCCGAGGCCCTCGAGGCGCGCCTGCGCGACTACCACGAGAAGACCCGGCCGGTCCTCGAGCTCTTCCAGCGCAAAGAGGTCGTCCACGACGTCGACGGCCGCCCGCCGGTCGACGAGGTCCAGAACGCCATCCGCAAGACCCTCACCCTCCCGGCCTACCTCCCGCCGCTGGACCGCTGA
- the ptsP gene encoding phosphoenolpyruvate--protein phosphotransferase, with translation MPESLTGIGVCAGVAAGPLLRIAAAPALPPPGPVTDAGAEVARAYAALAEVVADLERRAARAAEETVAEVLRAEALMADDEELRDAVREHVEGGTDAPHAIDAAFGTFREMFAEAGGYLAERVADLDDLRDRAVAVLLGLPMPGVPQPGYPYVLAARDLAPADTADLDPTQVLALVTEVGGPTSHTAILARALGLPAVVACRGVLAIPEHTLVQVDGATGQVEFGDFVVRRAEDALLPEVSGPGGTSDGHAVKLLANVGSVKNVPAADQAHAEGIGLFRTELLFLDRTAEPTEDEQIGAYRDVFRAMAGRRVVIRTLDAGADKPLPFLNQDGEPNPALGIRGLRIARQRPRVLTTQLAAIAAAAAECDADVWVMAPMVSTLEEATSFAAAVREAGLPRAGVMIEVPAAALRAADLLRVVDFLSIGTNDLSQYTFAADRMCGDLADLLDPWQPALLQLIAICGAAGRASGKPVGVCGEAAADPALAPVLAGLGVSSLSMSPRALPGVRASLARYSYDECRRLAELAVAAPDAASARKLVG, from the coding sequence ATGCCTGAGAGTCTGACCGGGATCGGGGTGTGCGCCGGGGTCGCCGCCGGTCCGCTGTTGCGGATCGCCGCGGCGCCGGCGCTGCCCCCGCCGGGCCCGGTCACCGACGCCGGGGCGGAGGTGGCCCGGGCCTACGCGGCGCTCGCCGAGGTCGTCGCGGACCTGGAGCGGCGGGCGGCCCGCGCGGCCGAGGAGACGGTGGCCGAGGTGCTGCGGGCCGAGGCGCTGATGGCCGACGACGAGGAGCTGCGCGACGCGGTCCGCGAGCACGTCGAGGGCGGCACCGACGCGCCGCACGCGATCGACGCCGCGTTCGGCACGTTCCGGGAGATGTTCGCCGAGGCCGGCGGCTACCTCGCGGAGCGGGTCGCGGACCTGGACGACCTGCGGGACCGGGCGGTCGCAGTGCTGCTCGGCCTGCCGATGCCGGGGGTCCCGCAGCCCGGCTACCCGTACGTGCTGGCCGCCCGGGACCTGGCCCCCGCGGACACCGCCGACCTGGACCCCACGCAGGTGCTCGCGCTGGTGACCGAGGTCGGCGGCCCGACCAGCCACACCGCGATCCTGGCCCGCGCGCTCGGGCTGCCCGCGGTGGTGGCCTGCCGGGGCGTGCTGGCGATTCCGGAGCACACCCTGGTGCAGGTGGACGGCGCGACCGGGCAGGTGGAGTTCGGCGACTTCGTGGTCCGGCGGGCCGAGGACGCGCTCCTGCCGGAGGTCTCCGGCCCGGGTGGCACCTCCGACGGGCACGCGGTGAAGCTGCTGGCCAACGTCGGGTCGGTGAAGAACGTGCCGGCCGCCGACCAGGCGCACGCCGAGGGGATCGGGCTGTTCCGCACCGAGCTGCTGTTCCTCGACCGGACCGCCGAGCCGACCGAGGACGAGCAGATCGGCGCGTACCGGGACGTCTTCCGCGCGATGGCCGGCCGGCGCGTGGTGATCCGGACGCTGGACGCCGGCGCCGACAAGCCGCTGCCGTTCCTGAACCAGGACGGCGAGCCGAACCCGGCGCTCGGGATCCGCGGCCTGCGCATCGCCCGGCAGCGCCCGCGGGTGCTGACCACGCAGCTCGCGGCGATCGCGGCGGCCGCGGCGGAGTGCGACGCGGACGTCTGGGTGATGGCGCCGATGGTGTCCACGCTCGAGGAGGCGACGTCGTTCGCGGCCGCCGTCCGCGAGGCGGGACTGCCCCGGGCGGGCGTGATGATCGAGGTGCCGGCCGCCGCGCTGCGCGCCGCCGACCTGCTCCGGGTCGTCGACTTCCTGAGCATCGGGACCAACGACCTGAGCCAGTACACGTTCGCCGCCGACCGGATGTGCGGCGACCTGGCCGACCTGCTCGACCCGTGGCAACCGGCGCTGCTGCAGCTGATCGCGATCTGCGGGGCGGCGGGCCGGGCGAGCGGGAAGCCGGTCGGGGTGTGCGGGGAGGCGGCCGCGGACCCGGCGCTCGCCCCGGTGCTCGCCGGGCTCGGCGTCAGCAGCCTGTCGATGTCACCGCGGGCGCTGCCGGGGGTGCGGGCGTCGCTGGCCCGGTACTCGTACGACGAATGCCGTCGCCTCGCGGAGCTCGCGGTCGCCGCCCCGGACGCGGCCTCGGCCCGCAAGCTGGTGGGCTGA
- a CDS encoding type II toxin-antitoxin system PemK/MazF family toxin, which yields MLISFLRKLFGAPPAEPTTPRSTGRTVRPPKPAAPPRPGASNKPKPAPPKPAAPKPAAPKPAPPKPAAERPKPHPPRHIPTQDRGRKIDYAPNLDGDADPGEIVWTWVPYEDDPNQGKDRPVLVVGRDDRTLLGLMLSSQSERDGQRNWMALGAGDWDNTQRPSWLRLDRVLEVHEDGIRREGAILDRGRFDRVAAELQRDYGWA from the coding sequence ATGCTGATCTCCTTCCTGCGCAAGCTGTTCGGCGCGCCGCCCGCGGAGCCCACGACCCCGCGGTCGACCGGCCGAACCGTGCGCCCCCCGAAGCCCGCCGCACCCCCGCGCCCGGGCGCGTCCAACAAGCCGAAGCCGGCACCCCCGAAGCCCGCAGCCCCGAAGCCGGCAGCCCCGAAGCCGGCGCCTCCGAAGCCCGCGGCGGAGCGGCCCAAACCCCACCCGCCGCGCCACATCCCCACCCAGGACCGCGGCCGCAAGATCGACTACGCCCCGAACCTCGACGGCGACGCCGACCCCGGCGAGATCGTCTGGACCTGGGTCCCCTACGAGGACGACCCGAACCAGGGCAAGGACCGCCCGGTCCTGGTCGTCGGCCGGGACGACCGCACCCTGCTCGGCCTGATGCTGTCCAGCCAGAGCGAGCGGGACGGCCAGCGCAACTGGATGGCGCTCGGCGCCGGCGACTGGGACAACACCCAGCGCCCGAGCTGGCTGCGCCTGGACCGGGTGCTGGAGGTCCACGAGGACGGCATCCGCCGCGAGGGCGCGATCCTCGACCGGGGCCGCTTCGATCGGGTGGCGGCCGAGCTCCAGCGGGATTACGGCTGGGCGTAA
- a CDS encoding zinc-dependent dehydrogenase — translation MKVVRFHAPGDVRFEDAPEPEAGPGEVKIRVRNCSTCGTDVKISKFGHHHIHPPRVMGHEIAGEIVAVGAGVEGWAAGDRVQVIAAIPCGECAECTRGRMTICPNQVSMGYHFEGGFAQFMVVPKEVLKVDGLNRIPDGVSFAEASVAEPLACALNAQNLARVGAGDDVVVIGSGPIGCLHVRLARARGAARVFLVELSRQRLEMAANLVKPDAAICAAEVDPIEEVLKLTDGRGADVIITAAASGKAQEQAIQMAARQGRISFFGGLPKDKPTITCDSNLVHYRELMIIGANGSSPAHNKQALDLVATGAVPVADLITHRLPLDQAIEAFGIVERGEAIKVTIEP, via the coding sequence ATGAAGGTCGTGCGATTCCACGCTCCCGGCGACGTCCGCTTCGAGGACGCGCCGGAGCCCGAGGCCGGCCCGGGTGAGGTCAAGATCCGGGTCCGGAACTGCTCCACCTGCGGCACCGACGTGAAGATCTCCAAGTTCGGCCACCACCACATCCACCCGCCGCGGGTGATGGGCCACGAGATCGCCGGCGAGATCGTCGCCGTCGGCGCCGGCGTCGAGGGCTGGGCCGCCGGCGACCGGGTGCAGGTCATCGCCGCGATCCCGTGCGGTGAGTGCGCCGAGTGCACGCGCGGCCGGATGACCATCTGCCCGAACCAGGTGTCGATGGGCTACCACTTCGAGGGTGGCTTCGCGCAGTTCATGGTCGTACCGAAAGAGGTCTTGAAGGTTGATGGTCTGAACCGGATCCCGGACGGGGTCTCGTTCGCCGAGGCGTCGGTGGCCGAGCCGCTGGCCTGCGCCCTCAACGCGCAGAACCTGGCCCGGGTCGGCGCGGGCGACGACGTCGTGGTGATCGGTTCCGGTCCGATCGGCTGCCTGCACGTCCGGCTGGCCCGGGCTCGCGGCGCCGCCCGGGTGTTCCTGGTCGAGCTCAGCCGGCAGCGCCTGGAGATGGCCGCCAACCTGGTCAAGCCGGACGCCGCGATCTGCGCCGCCGAGGTCGACCCGATCGAGGAGGTGCTGAAGCTGACCGACGGCCGGGGCGCCGACGTGATCATCACGGCCGCCGCCTCCGGGAAGGCGCAGGAGCAGGCCATCCAGATGGCCGCCCGGCAGGGCCGGATCAGCTTCTTCGGCGGGCTGCCCAAGGACAAGCCGACGATCACCTGCGACTCGAACCTGGTGCACTACCGGGAGCTGATGATCATCGGCGCGAACGGGTCCAGCCCGGCGCACAACAAGCAGGCGCTCGACCTGGTCGCCACCGGCGCCGTGCCGGTCGCCGACCTGATCACCCACCGTCTGCCGCTGGACCAGGCGATCGAGGCGTTCGGCATCGTCGAGCGCGGCGAGGCCATCAAGGTCACCATCGAGCCTTAG
- the pfkB gene encoding 1-phosphofructokinase, translating into MILTVTLNPSVDRALEVDVLVRGQVLRAADSHIDPGGKGVNVSRALLANGIRSTAVVPAGGAEGEQLVDLLKGEGVDLVAVPITGRTRSNITLAEPDGTVTKINEAGPVLATAEFDQVSDAVLAAAKAADWVVICGSLPPGPSVPAFAALCERLVAAGARLAVDSSGPALLAGVNAGAALVKPNREELAEAVGTELRTLGDVLDACEKLRKAGAGTVLASLGADGAVLVEESGVLAGVSPVTNPRSTVGAGDALLAGFLAAGACGEAALVEGLAWGAAAVSLPGSRMPRPQDVDRTIVRIDPHPDPSRPISPH; encoded by the coding sequence ATGATCCTCACCGTCACCCTGAACCCCAGCGTGGACCGCGCGCTGGAGGTCGACGTGCTGGTCCGCGGCCAGGTCCTGCGCGCCGCGGACTCGCACATCGACCCGGGCGGCAAGGGCGTCAACGTCTCCCGCGCGCTGCTGGCCAACGGCATCCGGTCGACCGCGGTCGTCCCGGCCGGCGGCGCCGAGGGCGAGCAGCTGGTCGATCTCCTCAAGGGCGAGGGGGTCGATCTGGTGGCCGTCCCGATCACCGGGCGGACCCGTTCCAACATCACCCTGGCCGAGCCGGACGGCACGGTCACGAAGATCAACGAAGCCGGCCCGGTGCTCGCCACCGCCGAGTTCGACCAGGTCAGCGACGCCGTGCTGGCCGCCGCGAAAGCCGCCGACTGGGTGGTGATCTGCGGCAGCCTGCCCCCGGGCCCGTCGGTGCCGGCGTTCGCGGCGCTCTGCGAGCGGCTGGTCGCGGCCGGCGCCCGGCTCGCCGTCGACTCCAGCGGCCCGGCCTTGCTCGCCGGGGTCAACGCCGGAGCCGCCCTGGTCAAGCCGAACCGGGAGGAGCTGGCCGAGGCGGTCGGCACCGAGCTGCGGACGCTCGGCGACGTGCTGGACGCCTGCGAGAAACTGCGCAAGGCCGGCGCCGGGACCGTGCTGGCCAGTCTCGGCGCGGACGGCGCGGTGCTGGTCGAGGAGTCCGGCGTGCTGGCCGGCGTCTCGCCGGTGACCAATCCGCGCAGCACGGTCGGCGCCGGGGACGCGCTGCTGGCCGGGTTCCTCGCGGCCGGCGCGTGCGGCGAGGCGGCGCTGGTCGAGGGCCTGGCGTGGGGCGCGGCCGCGGTCAGCCTGCCGGGCAGCCGGATGCCGCGACCACAGGACGTCGACCGCACGATTGTCCGCATCGACCCCCACCCCGACCCGTCCCGCCCGATCAGCCCCCACTGA